The Clostridioides sp. ES-S-0010-02 genome window below encodes:
- a CDS encoding ImmA/IrrE family metallo-endopeptidase — MINNSDDFKVYTYIEFSKVIKKNIDFIIEKYDCQGFAFWSEKDSKHIICYNSDYSFYSVHWTLTHEIAHIVLGHTKKTSIVKLNSRNKLLELEAEIFTQYLLCPDIILLYCNITNIYEIMYICGVDKKIALIQSNYIKKIKLSNCITTLENLIKKQFYKFIKNYLEHRKKDTYF; from the coding sequence ATTATCAACAATTCTGATGACTTCAAGGTTTATACATATATAGAATTCTCAAAAGTAATAAAAAAAAATATTGATTTTATAATAGAAAAATATGACTGCCAAGGCTTTGCTTTTTGGAGTGAAAAAGATAGTAAACATATAATTTGTTATAATAGCGACTACTCTTTTTACTCTGTTCATTGGACACTTACACACGAAATAGCTCATATAGTACTAGGTCACACTAAAAAGACAAGTATTGTAAAATTAAATTCTAGAAATAAATTACTTGAATTAGAAGCAGAAATTTTTACACAATATCTTTTATGTCCAGATATAATTTTGTTATATTGTAATATCACAAATATTTATGAAATTATGTATATATGTGGAGTTGATAAAAAAATAGCTTTAATACAAAGTAATTATATAAAAAAAATAAAACTTTCAAATTGTATAACTACCTTAGAAAACTTGATTAAAAAACAATTTTATAAATTTATAAAAAATTATTTAGAGCATAGAAAAAAAGATACTTATTTCTAA
- a CDS encoding helix-turn-helix transcriptional regulator — translation MPIYKRIKELRKDVLKLTQEDFSKKINISRSNLGSLEIDRVKVTDRVISDICREFSVNENWLRHGKGDIFTENDNTIISELSNKYKLDNLDVKILESYLNLSGEQRKAIKKYVYSLVDTILEDDELYQDYRSENIEENAQQSAARNGNTENISELTELYDSSEETYKK, via the coding sequence ATGCCTATTTATAAAAGAATAAAGGAATTAAGAAAAGATGTATTAAAATTGACTCAAGAAGACTTTTCAAAAAAAATTAACATATCCCGTTCTAATTTAGGAAGTCTTGAAATAGATAGAGTGAAAGTAACGGATAGAGTTATATCAGATATTTGTAGGGAATTTTCAGTTAATGAAAATTGGTTAAGACATGGAAAAGGTGATATTTTTACAGAAAATGATAATACAATAATTTCTGAATTATCTAATAAATATAAACTTGATAATTTAGATGTAAAAATACTTGAAAGTTATCTAAATCTTTCTGGAGAACAAAGAAAAGCAATAAAAAAATATGTATACTCATTAGTTGACACAATACTAGAAGATGATGAATTGTATCAAGATTACAGAAGTGAAAATATCGAAGAAAATGCACAGCAGTCTGCTGCAAGAAATGGTAATACTGAAAATATATCAGAACTAACTGAACTTTATGATTCATCAGAAGAAACTTACAAAAAATAA
- a CDS encoding helix-turn-helix transcriptional regulator, with protein sequence MDFSTNLRNILEKKQLRQADLCRITGIQTSLMSDYIKGKKSPAISNAILIADALNMSLDILVGKDKTSIENIESENSFELNEKFKKIREELALSQSEFGESIGLTKSSISNIENNSRNVTEKHIKLICNELNVNEDWIRFGSGDMFIKTDINERLKLVRLYFNLSQKDFGSRLTIAQNYLSNIEKGYRNVTDKIIKITCFEFNINEEWLRTGTGNMFTRQDDILQQVAIEYNLDESDIKIFRNYLKLSKDERNVIKKYFFSFSDKAVNKD encoded by the coding sequence ATGGATTTTTCCACAAATTTGAGAAACATACTAGAAAAAAAACAGCTTAGACAAGCTGACTTATGTAGGATAACTGGCATACAAACATCATTAATGTCAGACTATATAAAAGGTAAAAAGAGTCCAGCTATTTCAAATGCTATTTTAATTGCAGATGCACTTAATATGTCATTGGATATTCTTGTTGGAAAAGATAAAACATCAATTGAAAATATTGAATCAGAAAATTCATTCGAATTAAATGAAAAATTTAAAAAAATAAGGGAGGAACTTGCTTTAAGTCAAAGTGAATTTGGTGAGTCAATAGGTTTAACTAAGTCAAGTATTTCTAATATTGAAAACAACAGTCGTAATGTGACTGAAAAACATATTAAATTAATTTGTAATGAATTAAATGTAAATGAAGATTGGATTAGATTTGGCTCTGGTGATATGTTTATAAAAACAGATATAAATGAGAGACTTAAGCTTGTTCGACTGTATTTTAATCTTTCACAAAAAGATTTTGGGTCAAGACTTACAATAGCACAAAACTATCTATCAAATATTGAAAAAGGTTATAGAAATGTAACAGATAAAATTATTAAAATTACTTGTTTTGAATTTAATATTAATGAGGAATGGTTACGAACTGGAACAGGAAACATGTTTACAAGACAGGATGACATACTTCAACAAGTTGCAATAGAATATAACCTAGACGAATCAGATATTAAAATATTTAGAAATTACTTAAAACTATCAAAAGATGAAAGAAATGTAATAAAAAAATATTTCTTTTCTTTCTCTGATAAAGCAGTTAATAAGGATTAG
- a CDS encoding type II toxin-antitoxin system HicB family antitoxin, producing MYKNEYIFPAVITKHDKDDYEVNFYDFANIITCGENLEEAFLMAEDALKLELFDLYSDSLEIPKATQLNNISTKENQTAILVKVNLRETIKQYDSKSIKKTLTIPSWLNKEAEKNNINFSQLLQEALKNKLDIN from the coding sequence ATGTATAAAAACGAATATATATTTCCAGCAGTTATAACAAAACATGATAAAGACGACTACGAAGTTAATTTTTATGATTTTGCAAATATAATAACTTGTGGTGAAAATTTAGAAGAAGCCTTCCTTATGGCAGAGGATGCTTTAAAACTAGAATTGTTTGACTTATATTCAGACAGTTTAGAAATCCCAAAAGCTACACAATTAAATAATATTAGTACTAAAGAAAATCAAACTGCCATATTAGTAAAGGTTAATTTAAGAGAAACAATAAAGCAATATGATAGTAAATCAATCAAAAAAACTTTAACTATTCCTTCATGGTTAAATAAAGAAGCTGAAAAAAATAATATAAATTTTTCTCAGTTATTACAGGAAGCATTGAAAAATAAACTTGATATTAATTAA
- a CDS encoding type II toxin-antitoxin system HicA family toxin: MRVREILKIAFENGWEVKSQEGSHIKLIHRETNRTAIVPNHRGDIKKGTLNSIFKQLGLK, translated from the coding sequence TTGAGAGTAAGAGAAATTCTAAAAATAGCTTTTGAAAATGGTTGGGAAGTAAAAAGTCAAGAAGGTTCACACATAAAACTAATACATAGAGAAACAAATCGAACAGCTATAGTCCCAAATCATAGAGGCGACATAAAAAAAGGAACTCTTAATTCAATATTTAAACAGTTAGGGCTTAAATAG